AATCAAAATGAATCACCTGACCTTTTGCATGGACTCCGGCATCCGTTCTTCCGGAAGCAGCAATTTTCACATGGCTGCCCTTATGAATTTTAGCCAGGACAGCTTCTATTTGACTTTGAACGGTTCGTTTATTTGGTTGAACCTGATATCCGGAGAATCCAGAACCATCGTAGGAAATAATGCATTTATAGCGATTCATTTTAAGCTCCATTATGAACGTAATAGGATTAATAATATCGTAAGAATAGCAAGAATCAAAAGTTGCAGTGTGTCAGCAAGTTTCCAACTCAGCAGACGGTATTTTGTCCTTCCTTCGCCTCCACGGTACCCTCTAGCTTCCATGGCAATAGCAAGCTCCTCAGCACGCTTAAAAGAGCTAACAAAAAGGGGAATTAGTAAAGGAATGACAGCTTTAATTCTTTCTTTCACTGGACCGCTTGAAAACTCCACTCCTCGAGCGATTTGTGCCTTCATAATCTTGTCAGTTTCTTGCATTAGGGTTGGAATAAACCGTAGTGATATAGACATCATGAGGGCCATTTCATGTACCGGAAAACGAACTTTTTTCAATGGATTTAGAAGAGTTTCCAGCCCATCCGTTATTTCTATTGGCGTTGTCGTCAATGTAAGCAAACTAGTCATCAAGATTAAGAAAAAGAATCTCATCGAAATAAAAATCCCCTGTCTGACTCCTTCTTCATAAATCTTAATTGGACCAAACTCATACAATAAACTTCCTTCTTTTGTAAAGAACACTTGTAAGAGTAAAGTAAACAACACTAACCAGAGAACTGGTTTTAAACCCGCATATAAAAAACGAAAGGGAATTCGAGATAAACCGAGCATTAAAAAAGTATAAATCCCAATTAGTGCATAGGTAAAAAAGTTATTTGCAAGAAAGATGACACATACGAATAAGAAAATGATAATAAGCTTTGACCGAGGGTCCATTCGATGAACTAGACTTTCTGCGGGAACATATCTCCCAATGATCATTTTTTCCATCATACTGGTGCACCTCTTAACAATTCTGTAACTGCAGTAGAAAGCTCCTCAATTGAAAGATAGGTGGCTCCTAGTTTAACACCAAGCTTTTCTTCTAGACTTAGTTGAAAACGGACAACTTCTGGTACATCTAGACCCATTTCAACCAGCTCAGAAACGGACGAAAAGATTTCAATAGGTGTTCCTTGTTTTACAACATGTCCTTGCTGCATAATAACAATTTGGTCAGCGTACTTAGCAGCATCCTCCATACTATGTGTTACCAGTATGGTAGACAGGTTTCTCTCTTTATGAAGTGAATAAAACATATCCATAATCTCTTTACGACCACGAGGATCTAAACCAGCTGTCGGTTCATCTAGAACGAGACAGTCGGGCTCCATAGCAAGAACACCTGCAATAGCAACGCGACGCATCTGACCGCCAGACAAATCAAATGGAGACTTTTCTAATATCTCCTCGGACAATCCAACTTGTTGTAAAGCAAGCCGAGCCCTTTCTTTTGCTTCTGCCTCTGAAACACCAAAATTCATAGGGCCAAAAATAATATCTTTTTCAACGGTTTCCTCAAATAATTGATGCTCTGGAAATTGAAAGACAATCCCAACCTTTTGTCTAATCTGTCTTAAATTCTTATTTTTCTGCTTGGCTTTGACTTCATGGTTTCCAATCACGACGGTTCCTTCGGTCGGAAGCAGCAGGGCATTTAAATGCTGTAAAACGGTAGACTTTCCAGAACCAGTATGGCCTATTAACGCCATATATGTTCCTGTTGGGATTTCAATAGACACATCTTTAATGGCTAAACGTTCAAAAGGAGTGTTCGCCTGATAACGGTACTCTATACTTTGGAGCGAAATGTCCATAGCTCATTCACCAACTCTTCTTCCGATAAATAGTGCTTCGATAGGTCAATCCCTTTTTCCCGGAATGCATTACTCATTTTGATAGAAAAAGGTATATCAAGCCCAAGATGAATCAATTCATCATCCATTGAAAATATATCCTCTGGACTGCCCTCACGATATACTTGACCTTGATTCATCACAATAATTCTATCAGCTTTAGCTGCTTCTTCTAAATCATGTGTAATGGAGATGACAGTAAGGGACTTCTCTTCCTTTAAAGCTCGTACGGTTTCTAAGACTTCGCCTCTCCCTTTTGGATCAAGCATCGATGTAGCCTCATCTAGGATAATGATTGATGGTCTCAAAGCAAGAACGCCAGCTATCGCAACCCGTTGCTTTTGCCCACCGGATAGATGGTGCGGCTCTTGATTAAGAAAATGGTCCATTTTGACTTTCTTTAAAGAATCTTCAACCCTTAAGATCATATCATCCCTTGGGATTCCATGGTTTTCTAAACCAAAAGCCACATCATCCTGCACAGTTGTACCAACAAACTGATTATCAGGATTTTGAAAGACCATTCCTAATTTTTTTCTTATCTCCCAGATGGACTCTTCCGTTAATTTAATCCCACAAACGAAAATTTCGCCATTCTGTGGAAATTGTAAGCCATTTAATAGCTTTGCCATCGTTGATTTACCTGATCCATTATGACCGACAATGGCTAACCATTCACCTTCATGGATGTCAAAGCTTACATCATGGAGAGCATAGCTGGGTTGGTTCTCATATTGAAAAGACACATTCTTTAAAGAAACAATTGACTCCCTCATAAAACTTCTCCTCTCAACTCACCTATTCATACTTTTCTATGCCAGCTTCGAAGAATACAAAAAAAGCCTGCACCTCGCCCCTCTGGCAGAATTACGAATAAATTCTGCCGCATAAACGGGATTTCTAAAAAGAAATGGGAGGAGGTGCATGAGCTAGACGAGACGCGAAAAAGAAAAATAAAAGGCTTTCATTCATCTTTCCAAGGAGAAAGTATT
This genomic stretch from Neobacillus niacini harbors:
- a CDS encoding energy-coupling factor ABC transporter ATP-binding protein, with the protein product MDISLQSIEYRYQANTPFERLAIKDVSIEIPTGTYMALIGHTGSGKSTVLQHLNALLLPTEGTVVIGNHEVKAKQKNKNLRQIRQKVGIVFQFPEHQLFEETVEKDIIFGPMNFGVSEAEAKERARLALQQVGLSEEILEKSPFDLSGGQMRRVAIAGVLAMEPDCLVLDEPTAGLDPRGRKEIMDMFYSLHKERNLSTILVTHSMEDAAKYADQIVIMQQGHVVKQGTPIEIFSSVSELVEMGLDVPEVVRFQLSLEEKLGVKLGATYLSIEELSTAVTELLRGAPV
- a CDS encoding energy-coupling factor transporter transmembrane component T family protein, whose translation is MMEKMIIGRYVPAESLVHRMDPRSKLIIIFLFVCVIFLANNFFTYALIGIYTFLMLGLSRIPFRFLYAGLKPVLWLVLFTLLLQVFFTKEGSLLYEFGPIKIYEEGVRQGIFISMRFFFLILMTSLLTLTTTPIEITDGLETLLNPLKKVRFPVHEMALMMSISLRFIPTLMQETDKIMKAQIARGVEFSSGPVKERIKAVIPLLIPLFVSSFKRAEELAIAMEARGYRGGEGRTKYRLLSWKLADTLQLLILAILTILLILLRS
- a CDS encoding energy-coupling factor ABC transporter ATP-binding protein, with the translated sequence MRESIVSLKNVSFQYENQPSYALHDVSFDIHEGEWLAIVGHNGSGKSTMAKLLNGLQFPQNGEIFVCGIKLTEESIWEIRKKLGMVFQNPDNQFVGTTVQDDVAFGLENHGIPRDDMILRVEDSLKKVKMDHFLNQEPHHLSGGQKQRVAIAGVLALRPSIIILDEATSMLDPKGRGEVLETVRALKEEKSLTVISITHDLEEAAKADRIIVMNQGQVYREGSPEDIFSMDDELIHLGLDIPFSIKMSNAFREKGIDLSKHYLSEEELVNELWTFRSKV